The following proteins are co-located in the Pseudomonas cavernae genome:
- a CDS encoding segregation and condensation protein A: MEVFLEAFEGPLDLLLYLIRKQNIDILDIPVADITHQYMGYVELMKSVRLELAAEYLVMAAMLAEIKSRMLLPRSAEVEAEEDDPRAELIRRLQEYERYKVAAEGLDLLPRVGRDLNVPRLDAPEARARKLLPEISLEELLVSMAEVLRRADMFESHQVTREALSTRERMSEVLERLKGGGFVPFVELFLAEEGRLGVVVTFMAVLELIKESLVELVQNEPFAAIHVRARVE, translated from the coding sequence CTGGAGGTCTTTCTCGAAGCCTTCGAAGGGCCACTCGACCTGCTGCTGTACCTGATCCGCAAGCAGAACATCGATATCCTCGACATTCCGGTGGCGGACATCACCCACCAATACATGGGCTATGTCGAGCTGATGAAGTCGGTGCGCCTGGAGCTGGCCGCCGAGTATCTGGTGATGGCCGCCATGCTCGCCGAGATCAAGTCGCGCATGCTGCTGCCGCGCTCCGCCGAGGTGGAGGCGGAAGAGGATGACCCGCGCGCCGAGCTGATTCGCCGTCTGCAGGAATACGAACGCTACAAGGTGGCGGCCGAGGGCCTCGACCTGCTGCCGCGGGTCGGCCGCGACCTCAATGTGCCGCGCCTGGACGCCCCGGAGGCGCGGGCGCGCAAGCTGCTGCCGGAAATCAGCCTGGAGGAGCTATTGGTGTCGATGGCCGAAGTGCTGCGCCGCGCCGACATGTTCGAGAGCCACCAGGTTACCCGCGAGGCGCTGTCCACCCGCGAGCGCATGAGCGAAGTGCTCGAACGCCTGAAGGGCGGCGGTTTCGTGCCTTTCGTCGAGCTGTTCCTGGCCGAGGAAGGGCGTCTCGGCGTGGTGGTGACCTTTATGGCGGTGCTCGAGCTGATCAAGGAATCGCTGGTCGAGCTGGTGCAGAATGAGCCCTTTGCAGCCATCCACGTGCGGGCACGAGTGGAATGA
- a CDS encoding PA2779 family protein, whose protein sequence is MMKTLAMTFVALLLLTCLTASLPLPAEAAMVSTQEAVAAQMLQEDRDKVRDFLDRATVQEKMKVMGIDATLAKSRVDALTAQELASLAQRIDTLPAGGALSTMDIVIILLIAILIAIAV, encoded by the coding sequence ATGATGAAAACCTTAGCTATGACGTTCGTCGCTTTACTGCTGTTGACTTGTTTGACCGCCTCCCTGCCGCTGCCGGCAGAGGCGGCGATGGTTTCCACGCAGGAGGCCGTGGCCGCCCAGATGCTGCAGGAAGACCGCGATAAAGTCCGTGACTTCCTCGACCGGGCGACCGTGCAGGAAAAAATGAAAGTCATGGGTATCGATGCGACCCTGGCCAAGAGTCGGGTCGACGCTTTAACGGCACAGGAACTGGCGAGCCTGGCGCAGCGCATCGATACGCTGCCGGCAGGCGGCGCGCTCAGCACGATGGATATCGTCATCATCCTGCTGATCGCCATCCTGATTGCGATAGCGGTCTAG
- a CDS encoding L-threonylcarbamoyladenylate synthase produces MSQFFQVHPENPQARLIKQAVDIIKSGGVIVYPTDSSYAVGCRIGEKTAVERIRRLRRLDDKHNFTLVCSDLSQLGLFAKVDTVAFRLLKTYTPGPYTFILNATREVPRMLLHPKRRTIGLRVPAHPIAQALLTELGEPLISSSLILPGESLPMSAPHHMRQVLEHHVDLIIDGGFGGLEASTVIGLVNDEVEVIRVGCGDPAPFAELV; encoded by the coding sequence GTGAGTCAATTCTTCCAGGTTCATCCGGAAAATCCCCAGGCGCGCCTGATCAAACAGGCCGTGGACATCATCAAGTCCGGTGGGGTGATCGTTTATCCGACCGACTCGTCCTACGCGGTGGGTTGCCGGATCGGCGAGAAGACCGCGGTAGAGCGCATTCGCCGCCTGCGCCGCTTGGACGACAAGCACAATTTCACTCTGGTCTGCAGTGATCTGTCGCAGCTGGGCTTGTTCGCCAAGGTGGATACCGTGGCTTTCCGCCTGCTCAAGACCTATACCCCGGGGCCCTACACCTTCATTCTCAATGCCACCCGCGAAGTGCCGCGCATGCTCCTGCATCCCAAGCGCCGCACCATCGGCCTGCGCGTGCCGGCCCACCCGATCGCCCAGGCTTTGTTGACCGAACTCGGCGAACCGCTGATCAGCAGCAGCCTGATTCTCCCCGGCGAAAGCCTGCCGATGAGTGCCCCCCACCACATGCGCCAGGTGCTGGAACACCACGTCGATCTCATCATCGATGGCGGTTTCGGCGGTCTGGAAGCCTCCACCGTGATCGGTCTGGTGAATGACGAGGTAGAGGTGATCCGCGTCGGCTGCGGTGATCCGGCGCCCTTCGCCGAGCTGGTGTAG
- a CDS encoding PHP domain-containing protein, with translation MDVDLHCHSTASDGALAPAEVVARAHARGVRVLALTDHDTLEGLDEAQAAAQALDMRLINGIELSCTWGGATIHVLGYAFAADAPALLKATAELHDSRWLRAEEIGARLAAKGMPGAFDGARAVQQELGDSGNAPARPHFAEFLVRAGHVRDRAEAFRKWLGAGKLGDVKQHWPTLAEAVATLREAGAWISLAHAWHYDFTRSKRRKLIADFVAAGGQALEVVNGMQPAEQVGSLAILAREFGLLVTAGSDFHAPGDWSELGMYRPLPDDLLPLWTRFDHGHSRLAAC, from the coding sequence ATGGATGTCGATCTGCACTGCCACAGCACTGCTTCGGATGGCGCCCTGGCCCCTGCCGAGGTGGTGGCGCGTGCGCATGCCCGCGGTGTACGTGTGCTGGCACTGACCGATCACGACACCCTCGAAGGTCTGGATGAGGCCCAGGCCGCGGCGCAAGCACTGGATATGCGCCTGATCAACGGTATCGAGCTGTCCTGTACCTGGGGCGGGGCGACCATCCATGTGCTCGGCTACGCCTTCGCCGCCGATGCCCCGGCCTTGCTCAAGGCCACCGCCGAGTTGCACGACAGCCGCTGGCTACGGGCCGAGGAAATCGGCGCGCGCCTGGCGGCCAAAGGCATGCCCGGGGCTTTCGACGGTGCGCGGGCGGTGCAGCAGGAGTTGGGTGACAGCGGCAATGCGCCGGCGCGGCCACATTTCGCCGAATTCCTGGTGCGCGCCGGGCATGTGCGCGACCGCGCCGAGGCCTTTCGCAAGTGGCTGGGCGCCGGCAAGCTCGGCGACGTCAAACAACATTGGCCGACATTGGCCGAGGCGGTTGCTACGCTGAGAGAGGCGGGCGCCTGGATCAGCCTGGCGCACGCTTGGCACTACGACTTCACCCGCAGCAAGAGACGCAAGCTGATTGCGGACTTCGTCGCGGCGGGCGGTCAGGCGCTGGAAGTGGTCAATGGCATGCAGCCGGCCGAGCAGGTCGGCAGCCTGGCCATCCTGGCGCGGGAGTTCGGCCTGCTGGTGACTGCCGGCAGTGACTTTCATGCGCCGGGAGACTGGTCTGAGTTGGGCATGTATCGGCCCTTGCCAGATGATCTGCTGCCGCTCTGGACGCGTTTTGATCATGGCCACAGCCGCCTTGCTGCCTGCTGA
- a CDS encoding septation protein A encodes MKQFIDFIPLILFFIVFKLDPRTVELAGHSYMLGGIFSATAMLIASSVVVYGTLFLLQRKLEKGQWLTLVACLAFGTLTLVFHNETFLKWKAPVVSWLFAIGFAASHFIGEQPLIQRLMGHAIQLPQAIWTRLNIAWILFFLISGAANLFVAFTFQSIWVDFKVFGSLGMTLLFLLGQGIFLARHMHDGDGQTTPSVTRPKD; translated from the coding sequence GTGAAACAATTCATCGACTTCATCCCGCTCATCCTGTTCTTCATCGTTTTCAAGCTCGATCCCCGCACCGTCGAACTGGCTGGCCACAGCTACATGCTCGGCGGCATTTTCAGCGCCACTGCGATGCTGATCGCCAGTTCGGTGGTGGTCTACGGCACCCTCTTCCTGTTGCAGCGCAAGCTGGAGAAGGGCCAGTGGCTGACCCTGGTCGCCTGCCTGGCATTCGGCACCCTGACCCTGGTGTTTCACAACGAAACTTTCCTCAAGTGGAAGGCCCCGGTGGTCAGCTGGCTGTTCGCCATCGGCTTCGCCGCCAGCCATTTCATCGGCGAACAGCCGCTGATCCAGCGCCTCATGGGCCATGCGATCCAGCTGCCGCAGGCAATCTGGACGCGCCTGAACATCGCCTGGATCCTGTTCTTCCTTATCAGCGGCGCCGCCAACCTGTTCGTCGCCTTCACCTTCCAGAGCATCTGGGTCGACTTCAAGGTGTTCGGCAGCCTGGGCATGACCCTGCTGTTCCTGCTTGGCCAGGGCATCTTCCTCGCCCGCCACATGCACGATGGCGACGGCCAAACCACTCCCTCCGTGACCAGACCCAAGGACTGA
- a CDS encoding YciI family protein yields the protein MLYAIIATDVANSLENRLAARPAHLARLEQLKTEGRLVLAGPHPAIDSNDPGAAGFTGSLVVAEFDSLAAAQSWAEADPYRAAGVYGAVVVKPFKLVLP from the coding sequence ATGCTCTACGCGATCATTGCCACCGATGTAGCCAATTCCCTGGAAAACCGCCTGGCCGCCCGCCCCGCGCACCTGGCCCGGCTGGAACAGTTGAAAACCGAAGGCCGTCTGGTGCTGGCCGGCCCGCATCCGGCAATAGACAGCAACGACCCGGGCGCCGCCGGCTTCACCGGCAGCCTGGTGGTAGCCGAGTTCGACTCGCTGGCCGCCGCCCAGAGCTGGGCCGAGGCCGACCCTTATCGCGCCGCTGGCGTGTATGGCGCGGTGGTGGTCAAGCCGTTCAAGCTGGTGCTTCCGTAA
- a CDS encoding response regulator transcription factor codes for MSDLLLIDDDRELCELLVSWLTQEGFRVSACHDGGSARAALAAQSPDAVVLDVMLPDGSGLELLKQLRSDHPELPVLMLSARGEPLDRIIGLELGADDYLAKPCDPRELTARLRAVLRRSQPPASSGQLELGDLCFSPARGVATIGEHEVLLTVSEGRLLETLLRQPGEPLDKQELAQLALGRKLTLYDRSLDMHVSNLRKKIGPHPDGRPRILALRSRGYYYNP; via the coding sequence ATGAGCGATTTACTGCTGATCGACGACGACCGCGAGCTGTGCGAACTGCTGGTCAGTTGGCTGACCCAGGAAGGCTTCCGGGTCAGCGCCTGCCATGATGGCGGCAGCGCCCGAGCCGCCCTCGCCGCCCAGTCCCCGGATGCCGTGGTGCTGGACGTCATGCTGCCCGACGGCAGCGGCCTGGAACTGCTCAAGCAGCTGCGCAGCGATCACCCGGAACTGCCGGTGCTGATGTTGTCGGCCCGCGGCGAACCGCTGGATCGCATCATCGGCCTGGAGCTGGGCGCCGACGACTACTTGGCCAAGCCCTGCGATCCCCGCGAGCTGACCGCCCGCCTGCGCGCCGTGCTGCGCCGCAGTCAACCGCCGGCGAGCTCCGGCCAGCTGGAGCTGGGCGACCTGTGCTTCAGCCCGGCCCGCGGCGTGGCGACTATCGGCGAGCATGAGGTGCTGCTGACCGTCTCCGAGGGGCGTCTGCTGGAAACCCTGCTGCGCCAGCCCGGCGAGCCGCTGGACAAACAGGAACTGGCGCAACTGGCGCTGGGCCGCAAGCTGACCCTCTACGACCGCAGCCTGGACATGCACGTCAGCAATCTGCGCAAGAAGATCGGCCCGCACCCCGATGGCCGTCCGCGCATCCTGGCGCTGCGCAGCCGCGGCTACTACTACAACCCCTAG
- a CDS encoding Spy/CpxP family protein refolding chaperone — MRKTLIAALFAAALPTIALAMPDAGPHHGGQHGPRFFKELNLNQEQRQQIGQLMREQMKGRHAITERYLEKLPAAEQKAMQDELKAQQDKTQSAIRAKLTPEQQKQFDELQKKMAERRAERAEFEAWKAEKAQKAQ; from the coding sequence ATGCGCAAGACCCTGATCGCCGCACTGTTCGCGGCCGCCCTGCCGACCATTGCCCTGGCCATGCCCGACGCCGGCCCGCACCACGGTGGCCAGCACGGCCCGCGATTCTTCAAAGAGCTGAACCTGAACCAGGAGCAGCGCCAGCAGATTGGCCAACTGATGCGCGAGCAGATGAAAGGCCGCCACGCCATCACCGAGCGCTACCTGGAAAAACTGCCGGCCGCCGAGCAAAAGGCCATGCAGGACGAGCTCAAGGCCCAGCAGGACAAGACCCAGAGCGCCATCCGCGCCAAGCTGACCCCGGAGCAGCAGAAGCAATTCGACGAATTGCAGAAGAAAATGGCCGAACGCCGCGCCGAACGCGCCGAGTTCGAAGCCTGGAAAGCCGAGAAGGCGCAGAAAGCCCAGTAA
- a CDS encoding sensor histidine kinase: MRSLFWRIFASFWLAIALVAGLSLLFGRAVNQDAWIVARHPALKDLASDWAAVYEQRGAAQAQRLLEQRKHHFRINIQVLDDNGEALVQGTFPPRAAAYEARHGERRLPWRRLTEEYQSPSGESYLFIYRIPYPELDAWHRSSLLWPLSALAIALVVLTAFSLLLTLSITRPLDRLRRAVHALGRTAYQQNSLERLAKRRDELGVLAGDFNRMGQRLQGLIGSQRQLLRDVSHELRSPLARLRIALALAERADPEQREALWPRLSQECDRLEALIAEILALARLDAEPGAAQPIDLQELLRDLREDALLIAPQQEIRIDCPADLQLQGWPDMLGRALDNLLRNALRFNPPGQAVDVSAQADNGRICIQVRDHGPGVAPEHLPQLGEPFFRAPQQAAPGHGLGLAITRRAIERHGGRLELANHPNGGFIARLELPRLPAGYASAPA; this comes from the coding sequence GTGCGTTCACTGTTCTGGCGCATCTTCGCCAGCTTCTGGCTGGCCATCGCCCTGGTCGCCGGGCTGTCGCTGCTGTTCGGCCGCGCGGTCAATCAAGACGCCTGGATCGTCGCCCGCCACCCCGCGCTCAAGGACCTGGCCAGCGACTGGGCCGCCGTCTACGAACAACGCGGCGCAGCGCAGGCGCAACGACTGCTGGAGCAGCGCAAGCACCACTTTCGCATCAATATCCAGGTGCTCGACGACAACGGCGAGGCGCTGGTGCAGGGCACTTTCCCCCCACGCGCGGCGGCCTACGAGGCGCGCCATGGTGAGCGGCGCCTGCCGTGGCGGCGGCTGACCGAGGAATACCAGAGCCCGAGCGGCGAGTCCTACCTGTTCATCTACCGCATTCCCTACCCGGAGCTGGACGCCTGGCACCGCAGCAGCCTGCTCTGGCCGCTCAGCGCCTTGGCCATCGCCCTGGTGGTGCTGACTGCCTTCAGCCTGTTGCTGACCCTCTCCATCACCCGCCCGCTGGATCGCCTGCGCCGCGCCGTGCATGCGCTCGGGCGCACCGCCTATCAACAGAACAGCCTGGAGCGCCTGGCCAAGCGCCGCGACGAGCTGGGCGTGCTGGCCGGCGACTTCAACCGCATGGGTCAGCGCCTGCAAGGCCTAATCGGCAGCCAGCGCCAGCTGCTGCGCGATGTCTCCCACGAGCTGCGCTCGCCCTTGGCGCGCCTGCGCATCGCCCTGGCCCTGGCCGAGCGCGCCGACCCCGAGCAACGCGAGGCGCTGTGGCCGCGCCTGAGCCAGGAGTGCGACCGGCTGGAGGCGCTGATCGCCGAAATTCTCGCCCTCGCCCGCCTCGACGCCGAGCCCGGCGCCGCGCAGCCGATCGACCTGCAGGAGCTGCTGCGAGACCTGCGCGAGGATGCGCTGCTGATCGCCCCGCAACAGGAGATTCGCATCGACTGCCCCGCCGACCTGCAGCTGCAGGGCTGGCCGGACATGCTGGGCCGGGCGCTGGACAATCTGCTGCGCAATGCCCTGCGCTTCAATCCGCCGGGCCAGGCCGTGGACGTCAGCGCCCAGGCCGACAACGGGCGGATCTGCATCCAGGTCCGCGACCACGGCCCGGGGGTGGCACCGGAGCATCTGCCGCAGCTTGGCGAACCGTTCTTCCGCGCCCCGCAGCAGGCGGCGCCCGGACATGGCCTCGGCCTGGCCATCACCCGCCGCGCCATCGAACGGCACGGCGGGCGGTTGGAGCTGGCCAATCACCCGAACGGCGGCTTTATCGCCCGCCTGGAATTGCCGCGGCTCCCCGCCGGCTATGCCAGCGCACCGGCTTAG
- a CDS encoding nitroreductase family protein, translating into MEALDALLNRVSLARLREPAPTAAQRELLFRAALRAPDHGYLRPWRFLSIEGAARDKLGELFASALLQKNPAATPEALAKARAMPLRAPLMVVVVATLQAHPKVPEGEQLLSAGCSAHGILLAAHAQGLGAMWRTGEMAYDRHVAAGLGLDAHEQVVGFIYLGNVEGERRSPPALEPADFVQVWS; encoded by the coding sequence ATGGAGGCTCTCGACGCTCTGCTCAACCGTGTATCTCTGGCCCGATTGCGGGAGCCGGCGCCCACTGCCGCGCAGCGTGAGCTGTTGTTCCGTGCCGCCTTGCGCGCGCCGGATCACGGCTATCTGCGGCCGTGGCGCTTTCTCAGCATCGAGGGCGCGGCGCGGGACAAGCTCGGCGAGCTGTTCGCCTCGGCGCTGCTGCAGAAGAATCCGGCGGCCACTCCGGAGGCTCTGGCCAAGGCCCGCGCCATGCCGCTGCGGGCGCCGCTGATGGTGGTGGTGGTCGCCACCCTGCAGGCCCATCCCAAGGTGCCGGAAGGCGAGCAGCTGCTCTCCGCCGGTTGCTCCGCCCATGGCATCCTGCTGGCCGCCCATGCCCAGGGATTAGGGGCGATGTGGCGCACCGGCGAGATGGCCTATGACCGCCATGTCGCCGCGGGCCTGGGGCTGGACGCGCACGAGCAGGTGGTGGGCTTCATCTACCTCGGCAATGTGGAGGGTGAACGGCGCAGCCCGCCGGCGCTGGAGCCGGCGGATTTTGTCCAGGTCTGGAGCTAA
- a CDS encoding TrkH family potassium uptake protein, with protein MPLATLRIIGFILGIFLITLAVSMVVPMLTLLVFERTDDLNAFLWSSLITCIAGLALLLPGRPQHLHLRPRDMYLLTTASWVVVCCFAALPMVIIQRISYTDAFFETMSGITTTGSTVLTGLDSASPGLLIWRSMLHWLGGIGFIGMAVAILPLLRVGGMRLFQTESSDWGEKVMPRSHMVAKYILWTYLGLTLFGCLAFWLAGMTPFEAFNHSMSLISTGGFSTSDASLAHWPQPAVHWVAVVIMMLGSLPFTLFVATVRGNRQALLRDHQVRGFVGFLLLTWLLFGTWLWQNSEHAWLDAVRIVAVNVTSVVTTTGLALGDYTLWGSFSMLLFFYLTFVGGCSGSTAGGLKIFRFQVAFILLKASLQQLIHPRAVLKQQYNGHTLDDEIVRSLITFTFFFTITIGVIALGLALLGLDWTTALTGAATAVCNVGPGLGPIIGPVGNFASLPDAAKWLLTIGMLLGRLEILTVLVLFTRPFWRH; from the coding sequence ATGCCTCTGGCAACCCTACGCATCATCGGCTTCATCCTCGGGATCTTTCTCATCACCCTGGCCGTCAGCATGGTCGTGCCGATGCTGACCCTGCTGGTGTTCGAGCGCACCGATGACCTCAATGCGTTCCTTTGGTCGAGCCTGATCACCTGCATCGCCGGCCTCGCCCTGCTGCTTCCCGGCCGCCCGCAACACCTGCACTTGCGTCCACGCGACATGTACCTGCTGACCACCGCCAGCTGGGTCGTGGTGTGCTGCTTCGCCGCCCTGCCGATGGTGATCATCCAGCGCATCAGCTACACCGACGCCTTCTTCGAGACCATGTCGGGTATTACCACCACCGGTTCCACCGTGCTTACCGGTCTGGATAGCGCCTCACCGGGCCTGCTGATCTGGCGCTCGATGCTGCACTGGCTGGGCGGCATCGGCTTCATCGGCATGGCGGTGGCGATCCTGCCGCTGCTGCGGGTCGGTGGCATGCGCCTGTTCCAAACCGAGTCCTCGGACTGGGGCGAGAAGGTCATGCCGCGCTCGCACATGGTCGCCAAGTACATCCTGTGGACTTACCTCGGCCTGACCCTGTTCGGCTGCCTGGCCTTCTGGCTGGCCGGCATGACCCCGTTCGAGGCGTTCAACCATTCGATGTCGCTGATTTCCACCGGTGGCTTCTCCACCTCAGACGCCTCCCTGGCGCACTGGCCGCAGCCGGCGGTGCACTGGGTCGCGGTGGTGATCATGATGCTCGGTAGCCTGCCCTTCACCCTGTTCGTCGCCACCGTGCGCGGCAACCGCCAGGCGTTGCTCAGGGATCACCAAGTCCGCGGTTTCGTCGGCTTCCTGCTGCTGACCTGGCTGCTGTTCGGCACCTGGTTGTGGCAAAACTCCGAGCACGCCTGGCTGGACGCGGTGCGCATCGTGGCGGTCAACGTCACGTCGGTGGTCACCACCACCGGTCTGGCCCTGGGCGATTACACCCTGTGGGGCAGCTTTTCCATGCTGCTGTTCTTCTACCTGACCTTCGTCGGCGGCTGTTCGGGCTCCACCGCTGGCGGCCTGAAGATCTTCCGCTTCCAGGTCGCCTTCATCCTGCTCAAGGCCAGCCTGCAGCAGCTGATCCACCCGCGCGCGGTGCTCAAACAGCAGTACAACGGCCACACCCTCGACGACGAGATCGTCCGCTCGCTGATCACCTTCACCTTCTTCTTCACCATCACCATCGGCGTGATCGCCCTCGGCCTGGCCCTGCTCGGCCTGGACTGGACCACCGCGCTGACCGGCGCGGCCACCGCGGTGTGCAACGTCGGCCCCGGCCTCGGCCCGATCATCGGCCCGGTCGGCAACTTCGCCAGCCTGCCGGATGCGGCCAAGTGGCTGCTGACCATCGGCATGCTGCTCGGCCGCCTGGAGATCCTCACCGTGCTGGTGCTGTTCACCCGTCCGTTCTGGCGGCATTGA
- a CDS encoding TrkH family potassium uptake protein: MALPTLRTIGFIIGIFLITLAISMVVPMLTLLIYERTGDLNAFLWSSLITFVAGLALVISGRPEKIHLRPRDMYMLTVSSWVTVGLFAALPFLFAHRLSYTDAYFESMSGITATGATVLSGLDNMSPGILIWRSLLHWLGGIGFIGMAVAILPMLRIGGMRLFQTESSDRTGDKVMPRSHMVAKYIVLSYVGISLFGTWAFWAAGMNLFDAINHAMSAISTGGFSTSDQSLAKWQQPAVHWVAILLMILGSLPFALYVATLRGNRWALLRDQQVRGLLGLLLFTWLVMGTWYWLTTQLHWLEAVRHVAFNVTSVVTTTGFALGDYSLWGNFSLMIFFYLGFIGGCSGSTAGGIKIFRFQVAYILLKANLYQLIHPRAVIKQQYNGHRLDEDIVRSILAFSFFFTITIAAIALGLALLGLDWMTALTGAASSVCGVGPGLGEIIGPAGNFATLPDGAKWLLTLGMLLGRLEIVTVLVLFMPTFWRH; encoded by the coding sequence ATGGCCCTGCCGACCCTGCGCACCATCGGCTTCATCATCGGTATCTTCCTGATCACCCTGGCCATCAGCATGGTCGTGCCGATGCTCACCCTGCTGATCTACGAGCGCACCGGCGACCTCAACGCCTTCCTCTGGTCGAGCCTGATCACCTTCGTCGCCGGCCTTGCCCTGGTAATCTCCGGCCGCCCGGAGAAGATTCACCTGCGCCCGCGCGACATGTACATGCTGACGGTCAGCAGTTGGGTGACGGTGGGCCTCTTCGCCGCCCTGCCGTTCCTGTTCGCCCATCGCCTCAGCTACACCGACGCCTACTTCGAGAGCATGTCCGGCATCACCGCCACCGGCGCCACCGTGCTGTCGGGGCTGGACAACATGTCGCCGGGCATCCTCATCTGGCGCTCGCTGCTGCACTGGCTCGGCGGCATCGGCTTCATCGGCATGGCGGTGGCGATCCTGCCGATGTTGCGCATCGGCGGCATGCGCCTGTTCCAGACCGAGTCATCGGATCGCACCGGTGACAAGGTCATGCCACGCTCGCACATGGTCGCCAAGTACATAGTGCTCAGCTACGTCGGCATCTCGCTATTCGGCACCTGGGCGTTCTGGGCCGCCGGCATGAACCTGTTCGACGCCATCAATCACGCCATGTCGGCGATCTCCACCGGCGGCTTCTCCACCTCCGACCAGTCCCTGGCCAAATGGCAGCAGCCGGCCGTGCACTGGGTGGCGATCCTGCTGATGATCCTCGGCAGCCTACCGTTCGCCCTCTACGTCGCGACCCTGCGCGGCAATCGCTGGGCGCTGCTCAGGGACCAGCAGGTCCGCGGCCTGCTCGGTCTGCTGTTGTTCACCTGGCTGGTGATGGGCACCTGGTACTGGCTGACGACTCAGCTGCACTGGCTGGAGGCCGTACGCCACGTGGCGTTCAACGTCACCTCGGTGGTCACCACCACCGGCTTCGCGCTCGGTGACTACAGCCTGTGGGGCAATTTCTCGCTGATGATCTTCTTCTACCTGGGCTTCATCGGCGGCTGCTCCGGCTCCACCGCCGGCGGCATCAAGATCTTCCGCTTCCAGGTCGCCTACATCCTGCTCAAGGCCAACCTGTACCAGTTGATCCACCCGCGCGCGGTGATCAAGCAGCAGTACAACGGCCATCGCCTGGACGAGGATATCGTCCGTTCGATCCTGGCCTTCTCGTTCTTCTTCACCATCACCATCGCCGCCATCGCCCTCGGCCTGGCCCTGCTCGGCCTCGACTGGATGACCGCGCTGACCGGTGCGGCCAGCTCGGTCTGCGGGGTCGGCCCCGGCCTCGGCGAGATCATCGGTCCGGCCGGCAACTTCGCCACCCTGCCGGACGGCGCCAAGTGGCTGTTGACCCTGGGCATGCTGCTCGGCCGGCTGGAGATCGTCACCGTGCTGGTGCTGTTTATGCCGACGTTCTGGCGGCACTGA
- a CDS encoding AraC family transcriptional regulator, whose protein sequence is MSERTTSSSWALGIVQALEMGGVDCRLLFTELGLDYAALSDPDARFPQDGMTRLWERAVQLSGNPAIGLNMASVVRPASFHVVGYAAMSSRNLKEAFARLVRYQRIIAEGADLSFRPLGDSYALILAIHGDRLAPARQSAEASLAYTLAFCRWMTSTPLRPRQVLFQGDPPADLAPYQQVFQAPLKFNAEHYALIFERADLETPLPSANEALAQLHDRFAGDYLARFSGSRVTHQARQVLCRLLPQGEPKRDAVAMALHLSQRTLQRRLQEEGTSFQQLLDDTRRELAVQYLAQANLTLLEISYLLGFADPSNFFRAFRRWFDETPGEYRARL, encoded by the coding sequence ATGAGCGAACGTACCACCTCCTCTAGTTGGGCCTTGGGCATAGTGCAGGCCCTGGAAATGGGCGGCGTGGACTGCCGGCTGCTGTTCACCGAACTGGGCCTGGATTACGCCGCGCTGAGTGACCCGGATGCGCGCTTCCCCCAGGATGGCATGACCCGCCTGTGGGAGCGCGCCGTACAGCTGTCCGGTAATCCGGCGATCGGCCTGAACATGGCGAGCGTGGTACGTCCGGCGTCCTTCCATGTGGTGGGGTATGCGGCGATGTCCAGCCGCAACCTGAAGGAGGCTTTCGCCCGTCTGGTGCGCTACCAGCGGATCATCGCCGAAGGCGCCGACCTGAGCTTTCGGCCGCTGGGGGACAGCTATGCGCTGATCCTGGCGATCCACGGCGATCGTCTGGCGCCAGCCAGACAGAGTGCCGAGGCCTCGCTGGCCTACACCCTGGCCTTCTGCCGCTGGATGACCAGCACGCCGCTGCGGCCGCGCCAGGTGCTCTTCCAGGGCGATCCGCCCGCCGATCTGGCGCCCTATCAGCAAGTGTTCCAGGCGCCGCTGAAGTTCAACGCCGAGCATTACGCGCTGATTTTCGAGCGCGCCGACCTGGAGACGCCGCTACCCAGTGCCAACGAAGCGCTGGCGCAACTGCACGACCGCTTCGCCGGCGACTACTTGGCGCGCTTCTCCGGCAGTCGGGTCACCCATCAGGCCCGGCAGGTGCTGTGCCGCCTGCTGCCGCAGGGCGAACCCAAGCGTGATGCGGTCGCCATGGCCCTGCACCTGTCGCAGCGCACCTTGCAGCGACGCCTGCAGGAGGAGGGCACCAGCTTCCAGCAGCTGCTCGACGACACCCGCCGCGAACTGGCTGTGCAGTACCTGGCGCAGGCGAACCTGACGCTGCTGGAAATCTCCTACCTGCTCGGCTTCGCCGACCCGAGCAACTTCTTCCGTGCCTTCCGCCGCTGGTTCGACGAGACCCCGGGCGAGTACCGCGCGCGCCTGTGA